The following are encoded together in the Vigna unguiculata cultivar IT97K-499-35 chromosome 2, ASM411807v1, whole genome shotgun sequence genome:
- the LOC114172095 gene encoding haloacid dehalogenase-like hydrolase domain-containing protein Sgpp isoform X2, translated as MTASSENCNSSQSSLTKLAPLEAVLFDIDGTLCDSDPLHYLAFSEMLQQIGFNGGAPITEEFFIEIVAGKHNDDIARSLFPDDLPRGLKFVDDKEAMFRRLAADQLKPLNGLDKVRKWIEARGLKRAAVTNAPRANAELMISLLGLSDFFDAVIIGSECEHAKPHPDPYLKGLEALKASRDHSFVFEDSFSGIKAGVAAGMPVVGLATRNPENLLMEAKPAFLIKDYDDPKLWAALEELDKASSAPSV; from the exons CCAGAGTTCTCTCACCAAACTTGCTCCTCTTGAAGCAGTGCTCTTTGATATAGATGGAACTCTCTGTGATTCCGATCCTCTCCACTACCTTGCCTTCAGTGAAATGCTTCAACAG ATTGGTTTCAATGGTGGTGCTCCCATAACCGAGGAATTCTTTATTGAGATTGTTGCTGGCAAACACAATGATGATATAGCACGGTCTCTCTTTCCTGATGATCTGCCACGAGGtttaaagtttgtggatgatAAGGAAGCCATGTTCCGGAG ATTGGCAGCTGATCAACTGAAGCCTTTGAATGGCCTTGATAAAGTGAGGAAATGGATCGAAGCTCGTGGGTTGAAGAGAGCTGCAGTTACCAATGCTCCAAGAGCAAATGCAGAGCTCATGATATCCTTACTTGGCCTCTCAGATTTCTTTGATGCTGTTATTATCGGTAGTGAATGTGAACATGCCAAGCCTCATCCAGACCCCTACCTTAAAGGTCTTGAAGCTCTGAAGGCATCAAGGGATCACTCATTTGTATTTGAG GATTCTTTTTCTGGGATCAAAGCTGGAGTTGCAGCTGGGATGCCTGTTGTTGGATTGGCTACTAGAAACCCAGAAAATCTTTTGATGGAAGCAAAACCTGCATTTCTGATTAAGGATTATGATGATCCAAAATTGTGGGCTGCTTTGGAAGAACTTGACAAGGCTAGCAGTGCTCCTTCAGTTTGA
- the LOC114172095 gene encoding haloacid dehalogenase-like hydrolase domain-containing protein Sgpp isoform X1, translated as MTASSENCNSSSQSSLTKLAPLEAVLFDIDGTLCDSDPLHYLAFSEMLQQIGFNGGAPITEEFFIEIVAGKHNDDIARSLFPDDLPRGLKFVDDKEAMFRRLAADQLKPLNGLDKVRKWIEARGLKRAAVTNAPRANAELMISLLGLSDFFDAVIIGSECEHAKPHPDPYLKGLEALKASRDHSFVFEDSFSGIKAGVAAGMPVVGLATRNPENLLMEAKPAFLIKDYDDPKLWAALEELDKASSAPSV; from the exons CAGCCAGAGTTCTCTCACCAAACTTGCTCCTCTTGAAGCAGTGCTCTTTGATATAGATGGAACTCTCTGTGATTCCGATCCTCTCCACTACCTTGCCTTCAGTGAAATGCTTCAACAG ATTGGTTTCAATGGTGGTGCTCCCATAACCGAGGAATTCTTTATTGAGATTGTTGCTGGCAAACACAATGATGATATAGCACGGTCTCTCTTTCCTGATGATCTGCCACGAGGtttaaagtttgtggatgatAAGGAAGCCATGTTCCGGAG ATTGGCAGCTGATCAACTGAAGCCTTTGAATGGCCTTGATAAAGTGAGGAAATGGATCGAAGCTCGTGGGTTGAAGAGAGCTGCAGTTACCAATGCTCCAAGAGCAAATGCAGAGCTCATGATATCCTTACTTGGCCTCTCAGATTTCTTTGATGCTGTTATTATCGGTAGTGAATGTGAACATGCCAAGCCTCATCCAGACCCCTACCTTAAAGGTCTTGAAGCTCTGAAGGCATCAAGGGATCACTCATTTGTATTTGAG GATTCTTTTTCTGGGATCAAAGCTGGAGTTGCAGCTGGGATGCCTGTTGTTGGATTGGCTACTAGAAACCCAGAAAATCTTTTGATGGAAGCAAAACCTGCATTTCTGATTAAGGATTATGATGATCCAAAATTGTGGGCTGCTTTGGAAGAACTTGACAAGGCTAGCAGTGCTCCTTCAGTTTGA